The Coffea arabica cultivar ET-39 chromosome 1e, Coffea Arabica ET-39 HiFi, whole genome shotgun sequence genome has a window encoding:
- the LOC140015669 gene encoding uncharacterized protein: MIRNNNTSLTASVISRHILLSIEDDLGLKVKNILSFVKENLKVDVSYKKAWYARRKAIELVYGSWEANFAELPQYLDALAFRPSIEAFNMCRPVICVDGTHLRGEYKGKLLVAVSQDANNKILPIAYAIVDEETISSWSWFMEQLRYNVALDRHPICVISDRHNGIIYTMTHFDYWEEPLAYHRFCLRHVWSNLITHFKSLHLKKLCWTMGRTRQLRKWRMFRRELRNIFPDA; encoded by the exons ATGATTAGAAATAACAATACAAGCCTGACGGCTTCCGTTATTTCAAGGCATATACTCCTTAGCATTGAAGATGATCTTGGATTAAAGGTCAAGAACATACTAAGTTTTGTTAAAGAAAACTTGAAGGTTGATGTGTCTTACAAAAAAGCCTGGTATGCCAGACGTAAAGCAATTGAGCTTGTGTATGGATCTTGGGAGGCAAATTTTGCCGAACTACCACAGTATCTCGATGCCCTG GCCTTTAGACCGTCTATTGAAGCATTCAACATGTGCAGGCCGGTTATATGTGTTGATGGCACTCATTTGCGTGGCGAATATAAGGGCAAACTCCTTGTTGCAGTCTCTCAAGATGCGAACAACAAGATTCTGCCAATTGCTTATGCCATAGTGGATGAGGAGACGATTTCCAGTTGGTCGTGGTTCATGGAACAATTAAGATATAATGTGGCACTTGATCGACATCCTATCTGTGTCATTTCCGATCGCCACAATGGTATCATCTATACCATGACACACTTTGACTATTGGGAGGAACCTTTGGCCTACCATAGATTTTGCCTGCGACATGTTTGGAGCAATTTGATAACACACTTCAAAAGTTTACACCTTAAAAAGTTGTGTTGGACAATGGGAAGGACAAGACAATTGCGCAAGTGGCGGATGTTCAGAAGAGAACTACGAAACATATTTCCAGATGCTTGA